Below is a genomic region from Pseudopipra pipra isolate bDixPip1 chromosome 6, bDixPip1.hap1, whole genome shotgun sequence.
TGTTTGCTTTATGGGTAATACATGATTAATTAGATCAAACTTTGTCCTCTAGAGTGGAATTACAGAGGCcaaattcttttaatttaactCAGAGGTGTCAAATACATGATTTCTCTGAGGTTTTCTGTGGTCTCAGATTCTTTATCACCTACAAGGGAAGAATGAGACTTACTCCTCAGATAACACTTGGAATCTAATGATTGGAAGTGCTTTACTGTGATTTTATCATGACTTGTGCAGTTTACATGGAAGCCTGTGCAACCTGTACAGGTGTACTGAGCAGTACAGCTTGACTTAATAAAGTGGCCTAATTAGAAGATGTATTACTTGTTCTATCAGCGTAGTTTAGATGTGGACTATTTGTCATGTGAAACTGTTATGAGCATGAATGAAAGAGAATCAAATCTGGCAATTTAATTATCCACTGGTTTATGTTATTCACTGACTTAGTCAACATGCCTATATTATATCTGCCTCCAGGAGTACTGAGGTGCTAAGTCTGTTCAGAAGATAAATACTGCAAATATGCAAACTTGAACTTAGCAGCTGGACTAAACGCAGCACAGGTGCCTGCTGGTGTCCAGTGGCTGATTTTATACCCCTGCATATCTAAATAGGTGTATAAATAAatcatgctttttaaaaaaaaacgcTTTTATAATTGCAACATGCTGCTTCTCCTACTGAAAGGGGGGAAAGTTCCTTGGAAAGCCACTGAAGAAGGAGCAGCCTTCGTCTGTGAAGTCAGACACATTTTGTGAAAGTTCTGACACAGCTGTGTTGAGCTGGGCTTGGTCTGAGGTGAATCAAAGGCTGAGTTATTGTGAGAAGCAAGTAACTTCTGTCTGTCTGATGTATTTACACTGGAAGGTGCTTTAAGGTGGGCTCTCCAATGCTCTGTCTAGTACAGTGTGTCCTGATTGCTGCTGAGGCCTTTATGTACTACTACAGCCAAGATCACATTCAAGGTTTGTGCTTAGTCGTGGAAGTGCCTCAGAAACCCCCATTTGCTGGAGTGAGCAACCTCTCCCTCTGACACTTTTGTCCAATATTTCTGCAATATCTGTTAAGAGCAGGGAGGGGTTTTCAATGGCTCCCAGGGCAAAACAATGGAGCAGTGTAAGGTCAATGTCAGGTGTGTATGAAAATTGCAAAGCCTCGTGCTGGCCCTCTAAAGCAGCCTCGACCCTTTGCATCCCTGACCCGCTGATTTTGTGGGGGTGTAGACTGTcccatctgcagcagcagcatcacacCAAGCAGCTTCTGGGCAGCACTCACCTGGAGCAATGTGCAGGAGACAGCCAAGGCAGGCACCAGCTTTGTACCCAATGTTCTTATTTGCTGCATCTTCCCGATTGTGCTGCCAGCTTCATCTTTCCAAAAGGCTTTCTTTTACCTCTAATGTCTTTGATCAGGGTATTTGCTTCcttctggttttatttccttttattgctCTTCCATGCAATCTCATCCCAGCCTCTCAGAGGAGCACAGGCAAAATCACACCAATACATCACAGTAATCAGATCTGATTCCTGGGGCTCTCTCGTAGCCAAGGCACTGAGTGAAGGGTAATGGGCTTATTGATCACAGCAGAGCAACAGCTCTCTCTAGCACAGATTTGACTCCTACATGGACTCTAATATGTAGATTCGTTTTTTCTCACTGGCAAAAGCGATGTGTAAGTATTCTGCAATTGATGATACAGGTCTGGTTGAGTTTGATTAAAGTGGAAACTATAAGGTTGAACCGAAGTTCTTGCCTTCTAAAGCCGCATGACTGATCTTAATGCCCTGTCCTTTTTCTGTCAATCAAGGCTGATTGGCAAAGCTTTTTAATTCAAGTTGCTAAGCAGGATGATCAGCATTTACTTAGCTAGTGTTGATTTCCACTTGACCAGGATGCTCTGAAGTAAGATATGATCTTAAAGGGCAAACCCTCTTATAAGGGATAAAGAAACTGAGACCTCCTTGATCCTCCTTGTTACCTCCTCAATCCTAACAATCAACCTGAGCAGCTTTTGGATTGGGTCAGGGGGTTccacagcagctgggcaggcACCCAGAGAGGAGTGTGGCTCTGAGGGAAGTGGGAAGAGCTCCCAGGGCTGTTTTTGCctcactgacttcataaagcacATGCAGAACGtgcacacagcagggcagaaTTAACACAGAGAGTTTACTCATGATACAAAAACAAGGAACTTTTTTCCTTGGGTACTATATTTAGATCTCTTATGTGGAATAAgaatttgtttgtgtttttttcaagaaaaatagaGATTGCTGAGcccctgggagcaggcaggTCTGGGAGGGGAATATGGAGCTAAGCAGGACCACTCTTAATGTTTCATGGGGCTCAGGACCCACCTCTAGCCAAGACTCCCACAGCCTCTAATGCTTGGGAAGAGCCCACGAGGCTGTCAGGGCAGTAATCTGGTGCCTTGTGTAACATGCCTGACTGCTACAGCCTTCCTCCAGCTGCAAGTATCCATCCTATTCCTTGTACAGAACAAAAGCTAAGTACTTGTCTACAGGACAGCAATCAAAAGCAGCTTGGGCCATTTGACACCCCTTCTCATTCTGACAGCAAAGCAGCACAAGCTCTGCCGTGTGACACCAGGCTGAGCCATTGGGATGAGACAGGTGAGTTAACAGGAGCCATCTGTGCAGGTTGGGAACTATTTCCTTCCCTTTAACAAGTTTTGGGCCAGCTGGATCACAAGGAAGTGTGCCTGCCCCTTTGTGCCACCTGAAGATGTTAGATCTCTTGAAACAGCATCCAATATGGAGCTATTATCCGATATGGAGCGACTCAACAGCATTCCAGGTCATTAAACTGATGCAATGCTCAGCCCACTCACCAGCCATTTGTGTACAGATCATGGATGCTCTAGATCAAATGAATTCTTCtaaaatttctgtaatttccAGCATTTGTGTACATAAGTCCAACAAGTGAAAAACAGACAGTGAAAAACCAGGACTTCAGGAACTGTATTGCAGGCTGGGATCCCATTTTCCTCCTTGATTCATCCATATATGCTCTGCCATGGGATCTGTGTTTGAGCACTGAGTTATTGAAAGTGCTTGCTCACCACCTCCTTTCCAAATGACACCATTCAGCTGTTGCTATTTAGTGTGACAGTGTATTCACATACAACAAAGATTGTGCATCTCAGCTTATAATACGCTGTCTTAGCTTACAATAGTTTGGTATTAccatttaaagaaaagcaaatgccAAACAATAACAGTATTAGACTATTCTTCTAAGCCTGTGTGTACACTGATATTCCTGTTAGGCTACAAGACACATTATTAAGCACAGAAAGACTATTGCACTAATGCCCCTTATAAAACCAGCCTGAGTTTGAGTACTCAGAAAGCTGCTTATCTGTTCCTTTGGAGTAAGAAGACTCAATGCCTTTCAATCATTAAAGGGGCTGAAATACGTCCCAGTCTAAACTTGCAAGTCAGAGAAGCCACAGACCTCTCCAAGACCTCTGAAAGAAGTAAAGCCCTTTAAAGCCCAGCTGAGCTTTCCAGAAAGAGCATTCGACTCCAGGAGAGATGcctcatttgtttgttttcaaccAAGCTTATTTTCATGCAATTTGAATTAATTCCCTTTATGACCTTGGGCTTTCCAGAGCTTCTGTCTCTGCTATAACCCCACTCcatttccctgcagcagctgtggctttGGTGCTTTGTTTTTTGCACATACCAACACAACCCCACTGGATATTAAATCCTATGTCAGGtctgagattttaaaaatatgtatcagTGTGCACCCTTTCTGAAAGTCTGTTTGCACCAGCAAAGCCCCTGGTGTTGTACTAGTATTTGAGGCAACTAATGCTTGCCAGAGTGGCAAAGGTGAATATCAGATGTGCAAACATTGCATGCAGGAGTGCAGCTGAGAGCAGTGTTTACTTTTAGGAGCTAAGTGGCCACCTTGTCCCCTTGGCTGCAGAGGTTGCTCTGTGATGGGAggggaaagcaaaacacaggTGACCCCTGTCCCAAATGTCAAGTTCTTTCTCCTTGCACAGCGTCCCCACTGAAGTCAGCCTCCACGGGCTCTTCAGCTGCATCAGCTCTGAGTGCCCAGAGTCTGCTTTGGCTGTgaagggaaggggcagcagcaAATCCTACTGCCAAGAGAGCAGCCTGTTCTCTGTAGCCAGGGTGCCCACTTGTGTGGCACCGGCTCCCTGGGGAGCGTATAGGGTGTCTGATGCATTCAAGGTATAGAAGTttagcaggaaagaaagcccttgGAGTTCTAGCTGGTCCTCAGACATGAGTAGGGCTGGGTGCAACTGGGCTTGATTTCTGATTCAAACCAACTCAGCACTATAGGTCTGGTCGAGTACAGTAAGAACATGCCAATGCAGATTTTGAAAGAGTAAGTTTTATTGAAACAATATGTTTGATGGAAATTACAGGACATCAGGTTGAAGATTCCTGGGGAAAAATCCCCTAACTACCCATTAATGACTTCTCCATTTTCTGGGGATaaatatcatcatcatcatggctgggcttcgcgaacgaagatttgggaaggactctacccatgtttgttgcaagcgcATTGGTGGCTGAGGAGGCTAATAAGTGATAGGCATggtggttgcaaaaggcacagcagaaagactccttagatggtataatctgcaaggcacgattctttctgtgttgccttttctcctcaagggtgatcctgcgtgctttctcaaaagcatcagcagcgctatagatggtgtgtctccaggtctcccgattggaggccagagtaggccagttatgatgatcaatgtggccaaggctgagatgttgtttcaaggagtccttgtatcttttcttcggggctcctctcttgcggcagccggaggcaagttcaccgtaaagcaggatcttagggaggcggtggtccttcatcctggagatgtgctcTGCCCAAAGCAGCTgagttctcagcaacatggcctcaatgctagtgactgctgcttgttctagaacagatgtattggtcacataatctgaccagtggatgtttaggattgtatggagacagcattgatggaagcgttctaggagtcacaggtgctggcggtagatgacccatgattcagatctgtttaagagagtagacagcactatggctttgtaaacactgatctttgtacttttcttcaggtgtttgttTCGCCAGCCTCTTTTATGAAGCTCTCTGAAAGCactctatgcctttgctaacctgttgtctatctccccttcaatcttaccatccgaggagatgaggctacctaggtaattaaactgctggaggGGATAAATATACTAACTACATAATGCCTACTTAAAGATTTGGTGGGAACAAGTGCCCCAACTATGTATTAATTGCTTATCtattttctggggaaaaatataatatataatatatatatatatataatggccagtcttcgcgagcgaagattttgggaaaggtcattaacccttccagcctgcgcagtggatttttttaggtgagacacagcgtgcgctgaactgagcccaccctttagtcctgaggttcatctgccggggccgagcaaagcttggacagtggcagtgaggtccccaggatgtaggtttgtttagagtgaccttctcttaggtggattgcctaccaaggctgatgagctccacctgcccagggggccgggaattgaacccgggtcgcagcggtgagagtcaggcactctaaccactagaccaccagaggccctGGGGAAATATATACTTATTGCAAAATAGCTACTAATAGATTTTTTGGGAACAAGTGCCCCAACTATGTATTAATTACTTCTCtattttctggggaaaaataaactaCTGCATAAGAGCTACTTCTATATTTTCTGGGAACAAGTGCCCCAACTACGTAATAATGACTTATCtattttctggggaaaaatatACTACTGCATAATAGCTACTTATAGATTTTCTGGGAACAAGTGCCCCAACTATGTATTAATTACTAATCTAttttatgaggaaaaatatACTACTTGCATTATAGGTACTTATACACTTTCTGGGAACAAGTGCCCCAACTATGTATTAATTGCTTATCTGTTTTTTGGGGAAATATATACTAATTGCATAATAGCTAGTTCTATATTTTCTGGGAACAATTACCCCAACtatgtattaaatatttatctattttctggggaaaaatatACTACTCGCATAATAGCTACTAATAGATTTTTTGGGAACAAGTGCCCCAACTACGTATTAattacttttctattttctggggaaaaatagACTACATACAATTAATTACTTAGATATTAAATACTGCTAATCCGAGCTCTTCCTTTATGCGATgtgagcccccccagcagagctggcttCTCCGTCAATGGCCCTGAGCAGTTGTTTGAGCCGATAGCGGAGGAAAAAGAAGTCTTGCCAGGCCTCTCTGTGGGTGTCTGGATCCTGTGCCAGGTGCCAGAAAAAGTTGGGTGGCTGAAGCGTTTGGAAGTGCGGAGGCAAGTCGATCTGCGGTGGGATGCTGTGGTTGCCTATGACAAAGCAGTCCAGGCGTTTCTTCTGCAGGGAGCAGCGCAGGTAATCCAAGCTCTCCAGCAGCCACTGGCGGCAATGCCTCCTGCACCACTGGGCCATGGGGATGGTGTTGAGGAGGTGCATCATGATAGTCTTGAGGGTATAATTGGAAAAGGCTCTGCCCCCCCCAGCACgggccaggagctgcaggcatcTGAGGTGGCAGCTGTCAGGTGGAGCCTGCCTGGAAATGTGGCTGAAGAACTTCATCTCTGCCACGCCGTAGGTCTCCGGCCACACTGTGCTTGGGGTGAAGAGGGCCTCTCTAGACTGGCTGCTCACATAGATGTCTGAATTTCCTTGCTGCACCCCAAACAACACCTCAACGCAGAAGCTTTCTCCGCCTTTGGTCAGCCGGAGTGTACAGGAGCGTCTGGAGGGCAGCACCCTTAAACGCCAGTGGTTGGACTGAGGCAAACGCGACCAACTTGCTCTCACCATCAGACGGAACCATAGGGTAGTTTTCTCCACATCGAGGTAGGAACGAGTACAGAGGTTGTAGAGGAGGATGGACTTCTTATTCCTCCTCAGCTTTTCCTCCGGGATGTGGACCTGCTCCACACGGACGCAGAAGTTCTTTCCTGGCATGCCTGCGGCAGTGTTCGGCTCCAGGTGGAAGGTGTGCCCCGGGGGAGGACTGAGGGGTACGAGGACACGGTACACAACATCCTCCTTGCGGGGACTCCAACCTTCAAAGGCACTGCCCATGCCGATGGCTTGCTGTGGCACTGGGTAGAAACGATTTGACAAGTGGTGTCCAAAGGCACGTGTCAAATCATCTATCAGGTCAGTTATCACGCAACCTCTGTCCAGAACAGGCCAGCGAATGTACTCCTCTATAAACCTGCCAAGCTTACTGTCGGGATCTTGCTCTTGGTCTCCATTTGCACCGtacttcctttcttctcttccagcagCATTGTTTTCTTCCACATTTGCACGGCCATTAACTTGATCTTCCTGCGCCTCCAAGTTGCTGCTGGCATTCTCCTGTGGTGCACTGCCGTGTGGCTCACGGCTCCTTTTCCTGAGGCTAAAGGCCAGTGCCAAGAGAAGGCCCAGGACTCCAAGAAGAGCCCAGAAGTGCCACTGCTCCAAGGTagcccagagcagggctccCCAGGCCCCGACACCGGgctccaggctgctctgctccagctcctgcagcagccgaGTCATTTCCTGGTTGAGATACTTCTCCCGCATCTCCATGCGCAAACGGCTGGCCTCATCCAGCCCATCACCCACCACGTGTGGGTACTGGATGAAGGTTTGCAGGAGAAGGACAAGGACTATTAAGGcctccatggcctgcaggaTTAGGGAGACAAGGGGTTAAGTGGGactgaaagagaaggaagggggggTTGTTtagggggtggggtgggggaggaatgggcagggtgggaggggtggatgggagctgcaggaaagttggggcaggaaggagaggGCCCAGGCAGTTGGCAAGTAGCAAGGCCCGTCCCActgcccctgcagcagcaccgtTCCACACCCAAGATACTCCTGTGAAAGGTCGCTCCTGAAATCCAAGTGAGAACCACTCGCTCAGGTGCAGCTTCCCGCCTGTGCGCACTCGTCGCTCGCCCAGGCTGGACTGGGGCAGCGTTACCTGCCGGGGCCGCTTGCAGCTGCCCCCATTGTGACATGagccctgtgatgtcacagggaccaGAGCACATCACAGCCAGGCCAGCCCCGCCCCTTGTCCCCACCCCGGCTCAGGGACTCAAAATGGCCCCCGCACAACCCAAGGCCCCACACCCCCAAAATGCAGGCCCACCTCTCTGCAATGGGTCTCGGAGACCCGCTT
It encodes:
- the LOC135416377 gene encoding inositol 1,4,5-trisphosphate receptor-interacting protein-like 1 gives rise to the protein MEALIVLVLLLQTFIQYPHVVGDGLDEASRLRMEMREKYLNQEMTRLLQELEQSSLEPGVGAWGALLWATLEQWHFWALLGVLGLLLALAFSLRKRSREPHGSAPQENASSNLEAQEDQVNGRANVEENNAAGREERKYGANGDQEQDPDSKLGRFIEEYIRWPVLDRGCVITDLIDDLTRAFGHHLSNRFYPVPQQAIGMGSAFEGWSPRKEDVVYRVLVPLSPPPGHTFHLEPNTAAGMPGKNFCVRVEQVHIPEEKLRRNKKSILLYNLCTRSYLDVEKTTLWFRLMVRASWSRLPQSNHWRLRVLPSRRSCTLRLTKGGESFCVEVLFGVQQGNSDIYVSSQSREALFTPSTVWPETYGVAEMKFFSHISRQAPPDSCHLRCLQLLARAGGGRAFSNYTLKTIMMHLLNTIPMAQWCRRHCRQWLLESLDYLRCSLQKKRLDCFVIGNHSIPPQIDLPPHFQTLQPPNFFWHLAQDPDTHREAWQDFFFLRYRLKQLLRAIDGEASSAGGAHIA